In Fibrobacter sp., a single window of DNA contains:
- a CDS encoding class I SAM-dependent methyltransferase, which produces MESMEQSVVKAMDGIDAQIFPFLPYILQDLWEIGSDPEEVIGLIKSHSVDYTSIRMLDLGCGKGAVSIKVASALGCHCVGIDGIGEFIEFAKRKAEEFGVSSLCMFKTDDIRLAVKKLTGFDIIFLGSIGPVFGDYYQTLTTLSDCLKPNGFFIISDAYIDDASNFSHPLLQKRSSIMEQITEAGMKLIDEITGDLDEIKSMSDDMFPRIKRRCQELIERYPENKKLFEDYIKEQEKENEILENKIICSTMVISRMVNP; this is translated from the coding sequence ATGGAATCAATGGAACAGAGTGTTGTAAAAGCGATGGATGGAATAGATGCGCAGATTTTCCCTTTTCTTCCCTATATTCTGCAGGATCTCTGGGAGATCGGTTCTGATCCGGAGGAAGTAATCGGACTAATAAAAAGCCACAGTGTTGATTACACCAGTATAAGGATGCTCGACCTTGGCTGCGGAAAAGGCGCTGTTTCGATTAAGGTCGCGAGTGCGTTGGGATGTCATTGTGTTGGTATTGATGGAATAGGGGAGTTCATAGAATTTGCAAAGCGAAAAGCAGAAGAATTCGGGGTCAGTTCGTTGTGTATGTTTAAAACAGATGATATCAGGTTAGCTGTTAAAAAATTAACCGGTTTTGATATCATTTTTTTAGGTTCAATCGGACCGGTTTTCGGAGACTACTACCAGACTTTAACTACTCTTTCAGATTGTCTTAAACCAAACGGGTTTTTCATTATCAGCGATGCATATATTGATGATGCCAGTAATTTTTCACATCCGCTACTTCAGAAGAGATCTTCTATTATGGAACAGATAACAGAAGCGGGGATGAAACTAATAGATGAAATTACCGGCGACCTGGATGAGATAAAAAGTATGAGTGATGATATGTTTCCCAGGATAAAAAGGCGCTGCCAGGAGTTGATCGAAAGATATCCTGAAAATAAGAAACTCTTTGAGGATTATATAAAGGAACAGGAAAAAGAAAATGAGATACTGGAAAACAAGATTATCTGTTCTACAATGGTAATAAGCAGGATGGTTAATCCTTGA
- a CDS encoding chemotaxis protein CheA — translation MSENSCQSASEYLEELSAAFVLTDPTNLQALADLHTRFENISGFNVDKKIRDRGSQGAALLEKIILNETPDSSVAMKTLSDMISEMRQLIRTDPGRDSTEDTSIFQGNPDEAGAEGATSEINNTEKPEEEKAIEPAPPLEVDLSTIDGSLLGDFISESEEHLHNADNYLLQLESTADIENINALFRVFHTIKGIAGFLSLYSIQKLAHSTENLLDKVRKNECPVSGHLVDLVFSAADALKLEIGSLRKALSSDSRYIVNNEVGSLINELDTFAEKSGARKIGEILIDEGKTTHSELEKALSIQHENPEAKIGEILVQQGSVRPRDVNEALAVQQGKHKTVFVKESIKVDTEKLDKLVNTIGELVITEAMVTGNEALRRNASTEVLRNIRLLDKITRQLQEIGLSMRMISLKSTFQKMARLSRDLAKKAGKEINFITAGEDTELDKIVVEKIGDPLVHMVRNAADHGLETPQERLAAGKPAAGTISLRAYQKGGSICIELEDDGRGLDRKAIINKALKQGIIEEGENISEQEVYHLVFKPGFSTAKTVTDISGRGVGMDVVKKSVEALRGHIEIKTEQGKGTLFTIHLPLTMAIMDGMVVRVNNERYIVPTLSVIESFRPRKEDISCIVNKGEVVNTHGELIPLIHLAAIFNVNGAIENPENGIVVVLKDMGKRMGLLVDSILGQQQTVIKKVGDGIGKIKGVSGAAIMPDGRISLILDVSGIIRMSMGTEKNPYLKG, via the coding sequence ATGAGTGAAAATTCCTGTCAAAGTGCATCGGAATATTTAGAAGAGCTGTCGGCAGCCTTTGTCCTGACTGATCCGACAAATCTTCAGGCACTGGCTGATCTGCACACCAGGTTTGAGAATATCTCCGGTTTTAATGTAGATAAGAAGATCCGCGACAGAGGTTCTCAGGGTGCCGCTCTTCTGGAAAAAATAATCCTGAACGAAACACCTGATTCATCAGTTGCAATGAAAACCCTCTCAGATATGATTTCTGAAATGAGACAGCTTATCCGGACAGATCCCGGGAGAGATTCAACTGAGGATACTTCCATTTTTCAAGGAAATCCGGATGAAGCCGGTGCAGAGGGTGCAACTAGTGAAATCAATAACACTGAAAAACCGGAAGAGGAAAAAGCCATAGAGCCTGCCCCCCCCCTTGAAGTAGACCTGTCAACCATTGACGGATCTCTGCTGGGTGATTTTATTTCCGAATCTGAAGAACATCTCCACAATGCAGATAACTACCTTCTGCAACTGGAATCAACTGCTGATATCGAGAATATTAACGCACTGTTCAGGGTTTTTCACACCATCAAAGGCATAGCAGGATTCCTCTCCCTGTACTCTATTCAGAAGCTGGCCCACTCAACAGAGAATCTTCTTGACAAAGTGCGCAAAAACGAATGCCCGGTCAGCGGGCATCTTGTTGATCTGGTGTTCTCGGCTGCGGATGCACTCAAGCTGGAAATCGGTTCCCTTCGGAAAGCCCTGAGTTCAGATTCCAGGTACATCGTGAATAACGAAGTAGGATCTCTGATAAATGAACTGGACACTTTTGCTGAAAAGTCCGGTGCCCGCAAGATAGGTGAGATTCTGATAGACGAGGGCAAAACTACCCATTCTGAGCTGGAGAAGGCTCTATCCATACAACATGAGAATCCGGAAGCGAAAATCGGGGAAATTCTTGTTCAACAGGGTTCTGTTCGTCCCAGGGATGTAAATGAAGCGCTTGCTGTACAGCAGGGGAAACACAAAACAGTCTTTGTAAAAGAGTCAATAAAAGTCGATACTGAAAAGCTTGACAAACTGGTTAACACAATCGGTGAACTTGTCATTACAGAGGCGATGGTAACCGGTAATGAGGCTCTCCGGAGAAATGCTTCAACCGAAGTATTAAGAAACATACGCCTTCTTGATAAAATAACCAGACAGCTTCAGGAGATCGGGCTTTCAATGCGCATGATTTCACTGAAATCGACATTCCAGAAAATGGCCAGACTGTCACGGGATCTGGCTAAAAAAGCCGGAAAGGAGATTAATTTCATCACCGCCGGAGAAGACACAGAGCTTGATAAAATAGTAGTTGAAAAAATCGGTGATCCGCTTGTACACATGGTAAGAAACGCTGCAGATCATGGACTGGAAACCCCGCAGGAGCGCCTGGCAGCCGGAAAACCGGCGGCAGGTACGATTTCTCTTCGTGCTTATCAGAAAGGGGGAAGTATCTGTATCGAACTGGAGGATGACGGTAGAGGACTCGACAGAAAGGCTATTATAAACAAGGCATTGAAACAGGGAATAATAGAGGAAGGTGAAAACATCTCCGAGCAGGAAGTCTATCACCTGGTTTTCAAGCCCGGCTTCTCCACTGCCAAAACTGTCACCGATATCTCCGGCAGAGGTGTTGGAATGGATGTAGTAAAAAAGAGTGTCGAGGCTCTGAGGGGGCATATTGAGATCAAAACTGAACAGGGAAAAGGAACACTTTTTACAATACACCTTCCTCTTACAATGGCAATTATGGACGGCATGGTTGTCAGGGTAAATAATGAACGATACATTGTGCCTACTCTTTCAGTAATAGAGAGTTTCCGTCCGCGTAAAGAGGATATTTCCTGTATTGTAAACAAGGGTGAAGTGGTCAACACTCATGGAGAATTGATCCCTCTGATTCATCTTGCAGCCATTTTCAATGTAAACGGTGCCATAGAAAATCCAGAAAATGGGATTGTTGTAGTACTGAAGGACATGGGAAAACGCATGGGACTTCTGGTCGATTCTATTCTGGGACAGCAGCAGACTGTCATAAAAAAAGTCGGTGATGGAATCGGCAAAATCAAAGGTGTATCAGGTGCAGCCATAATGCCAGACGGACGTATCAGCCTGATTCTGGATGTCTCCGGGATAATACGTATGTCAATGGGAACGGAGAAAAACCCATATTTAAAAGGTTGA
- a CDS encoding chemotaxis protein CheD, giving the protein MEAVHRETYYLHPGYIYISRQQETIQTVLGSCVAVCLWDQSQKCGGMNHFLYPVTREAANATPRFGNVAILTLIKMMNEEGCKSEDLKAHILGGGHPEGVTGENLGDQNVKIAREILKNKGISIIAEDAGGSVGRKIAFDVITGHVAVLKVHKVRKEDWHTEEYMKTPYEGR; this is encoded by the coding sequence ATGGAAGCTGTTCATAGAGAGACTTATTACCTGCATCCCGGATATATTTACATTTCAAGACAGCAGGAGACCATACAGACTGTTCTTGGCAGTTGTGTAGCAGTTTGTTTATGGGATCAGAGCCAGAAATGCGGCGGCATGAACCATTTCCTGTATCCTGTAACCAGAGAAGCTGCAAATGCAACTCCCCGATTTGGAAATGTAGCGATTCTGACATTAATAAAGATGATGAATGAGGAAGGCTGCAAAAGTGAAGATCTGAAGGCCCATATTCTTGGCGGCGGCCATCCGGAGGGAGTAACCGGGGAGAACCTTGGAGATCAGAATGTAAAGATTGCACGTGAGATTCTCAAGAACAAAGGAATCTCGATCATAGCCGAGGATGCAGGCGGAAGTGTGGGCCGTAAGATAGCTTTTGATGTAATTACAGGACATGTGGCAGTTCTTAAAGTGCACAAGGTAAGAAAAGAAGACTGGCATACAGAGGAATACATGAAAACTCCTTATGAAGGGAGATGA
- a CDS encoding chemotaxis protein CheD, with amino-acid sequence MKGDEGFTLPENTKRSNLIVGISDMVISTDPSTLLTTYSLGSCLGLTVYDPVALIGGMIHCMLPLSSLDPAKAREKPTMFVDVGVPALFAAFFKAGGSRSRMIVKAAGCAQILDPSGHFRIGERNKLVLNKLLTKNNIELTSQSTGGSVSRTMQLEISTGRTTIKSPGIVVEI; translated from the coding sequence ATGAAGGGAGATGAGGGGTTCACATTGCCGGAGAACACTAAACGCTCAAATCTGATAGTAGGAATTTCCGATATGGTAATTTCTACTGATCCTTCTACACTACTTACCACCTATTCACTTGGCTCCTGCCTTGGGCTCACTGTATACGATCCTGTTGCTCTTATCGGCGGGATGATTCACTGTATGCTGCCGTTATCAAGTTTAGATCCGGCAAAAGCCAGAGAAAAACCCACGATGTTTGTGGATGTAGGTGTACCGGCACTCTTTGCGGCTTTTTTCAAAGCCGGAGGGAGCAGATCACGAATGATTGTAAAGGCAGCAGGATGCGCTCAGATACTCGATCCAAGCGGTCACTTCAGAATCGGAGAAAGGAATAAACTCGTGCTTAATAAGCTTCTCACTAAAAACAACATAGAACTTACTTCCCAGTCCACAGGCGGTTCGGTTTCACGTACAATGCAGCTTGAGATAAGTACCGGACGAACAACCATCAAATCACCCGGAATAGTGGTTGAGATTTGA
- a CDS encoding purine-binding chemotaxis protein CheW — translation MAESGQLANDISGLAGKYLTFRLQNEEYGLEILKVREIIGMMSITRIPRTPEFVRGVINLRGKVIPVIDLRKKFGMEDIADTEETCIIVVDVKHGTDTLQIGILVDSVSEVLDIKVDNIEGTPSFGTNLDTDFILGMAKAKGSVKILLNIERVLSRSELTAVSGTLSEDENK, via the coding sequence ATGGCTGAATCTGGCCAGTTAGCAAATGACATAAGCGGGCTCGCAGGTAAATATCTCACTTTCCGACTTCAAAATGAAGAGTACGGACTGGAGATACTCAAGGTGAGGGAAATCATTGGTATGATGTCAATAACCAGGATACCCCGTACACCTGAATTTGTGCGGGGAGTGATTAACCTCCGCGGCAAAGTCATACCGGTTATTGATCTGCGTAAAAAATTCGGAATGGAAGACATCGCTGACACAGAAGAAACATGTATCATTGTTGTTGATGTAAAGCATGGCACAGATACCCTGCAGATAGGTATTCTTGTCGATTCAGTATCTGAGGTGCTGGATATAAAGGTCGATAATATCGAGGGTACGCCGTCTTTTGGAACAAATCTGGATACTGATTTTATCCTGGGTATGGCAAAAGCGAAGGGATCTGTTAAAATTCTGCTGAATATCGAGCGGGTTCTTTCCCGCAGTGAATTGACAGCGGTTTCCGGAACTCTATCTGAAGATGAAAACAAATAG